Below is a window of Nocardia asteroides DNA.
GACGTAGCGGCCGGTGGCCGCGTCGGTGGTGGTGAGCTCGGTCAGGTCGACCACCTGGCTGAACGGCGCGTCGGTCGCGAGTTCTCGCGTCATGGTCACTCCTGGTCGCTGGTCATGTGCGGATTCGTACAGCGTACAAGCATGCTATGCAGACCACCATACTCAGGCGGTGTGACATAGCCGATGACTCAGCTGCGGTCGGCGTGGGTGGCGCCGGTGAGGTGCCTGCGCGCGAAATCCAGCGTGCGGCCGAGCAGCGCCGAGCGCTCGGCGGTGGTGCGCGCGGTCTGGGTGTTGATCTCGGCCACCGCGTGCCCGGTGAAACCGGTGTGCACCAGGTGCTCGCACAGCTGCGCGCACGGCTGGGTGCCCTCGCCGGGGACCAGGTGCTCGTCGTGGGCCGCGCCACGGCCGTCGGCCAGGTGCAGGTGGACCAGGCCCTCGCCCATCCGCCGGGCCAGTTCCAGCGCGTCGGCGCCGGCGGTCGCGGTGTGCGACAGGTCGAGGGTGTAGTGCTCGAAGCCGATGTCGGTCGGATCGAACGACGGGCTGAACGCGCTCACCGCCGCGCCCGGCCCGGCCCGGCGTTCCAGCCTGCGCACCGAGCCCTGCCGGAACAGCGTGTCGGCCCGCATCGGGAACATGTTCTCCACCGCGACCTTGATCGGGTAGTGCGCTTCCAGCTCGCCCACCTGGTCGGCGAAACCCTTGGCGTAGCGGCGCTGCCAGCGGAACGGCGGATGCACCACCACGGTGTCGGCGCCGAGCGCCTGCGCGGTACGCACGCTGCGCTCCAGCTTGGCCACCGGGTCGGCGCCCCAGACCCGCTGGGAGATCAGCAGACACGGCGCGTGCACGGCGAGGACCGGTACGCCGTAGCGCTTCACGTAGGACTGCACGGTCGCGATGTCCTGGCTGGCCGGCTCGGCCCAGACCATCAATTCGACACCGTCGTAACCCAATTCGGCCGCGTACCGGAACGCCGCCTGAGTGTTCTCCGGATACACCGATGCCGTCGACAGTCCGATCGCGATGTCCGCCCGCGCGTTCCCCACAGCCACTCCCTGCGTTCAGCTGGTACTGAGGAGAAAGGCTAGCGGTCCCAGCGTCACGAAGACGCCCACGACGACGGCGATCACAGTGCTGAAGATGTCGTCGGTGCGGCGCAGCACCCGCACCAGGGCCACCAGCCCGAGGATCACCACCATGGCCAGCGCCAGCGCCACCCACGGCAGGGTTTCCCACATCGTCTCGAAACCCTTGAACAGCAACATTCCCGCGATCGCCGCGCCGACGCTCTGGCCGGCCAGGATCATCCACTGCCTGCGGTTGGCGTCGTCGCCGGCGCCCGCCGTCAGCCGCGACATCCGGCTGCCCGCGCGACCCGACGCCCGGCTCGCCGCGACCCGGCTCGCCGCGCGCGAGCGGGCCCGGCCCGCCATCTTGGACGCGGCGGCCTTGGTCGCGGCCGCCCGCCTGCTCGCCCGGCTCGGCTTGGGCTCGGGTTCGTAGTCGTCGTCGTATTCGTCGAAGTCGCCGGTGTCGTACTCGCCATCGGCGTAGTCGCTGTCGGAGTAGTCGTTGTCGACGTAGTCGCGGTCGGTGTACTCGGACTCGGCGTAGTCGTCGGTGTCCGGGTCGGCGCCGCCGCGCTTGCCGCCGACGCGGTAGACCTCGGTGCGCGCGTCGGCGTTGTCGTCCTGGTCGGCCCGCTGGCGCAGCAGGTCACCGGCCACCGACTGGCCCGCGATCAGCGGCTGCTCCTGGCTGACCGGCGACCAGGCCGCGGTCGGGAATCCGCCGCTCTCCGGGGCTGCGGGCGCGGCGTCGGGCCGGTGCCTGCGCGCCGACCACGAGGGCAGCCCGCCGGACTTCTCCGCCTCGGGCGCCGAGCGCCTGCGGTCCAGCGACGGACGCTGATCGGACTCGGGCGCGGGCGGCCAGCCGGTGCCACGCTGTGGTGCGGGGGCACCCGGCATCGGCGCGTAGGCCTGGGCGATGTTGTCGTCCGGGCGCTGGCCGAAGCCGGGCCCGCCGAAACCGGGCGCCGGATCCGGGCGCTGCCCATAGCTGGGGGCGACCTCGGACGCGTCGAAGGGCTGATAGGGCCCGAACGGCGACGCGGTGCTCGGGCCGCGCGGCGGCTCCGGAGCCGAGCCGAACGCGTCGTACCCGGTCGGCGCGAAACTCGCGGAATCGGCGGCGGCGGCTTCCTCGGCGGCCTCCGCGGCTTCGGCGGCCCGGCGCCGAGCGGCGCGGCCACCGGTGACCGGTGGCGCCGCCGGTGGTTCCGGCGTCTCCTCCGGATCCGGCTTGCGCCTGCGTCCACCGCCGACGGCGGGCTGCGCGCCGGAACCGAACATCTCCGCGATACCGGGATCGACCGGCTGCGCGGAACCGGGCGCACCGAGACGGCCCGGGCTGCGGGTCCCCGCGTCGCGCGCCTCGGCGCGGAAGGGCCCGAACGGATCGTTGGCCGGACGCTGCCCGGCCACGCCGAGCGGATCGTGCGGGTCAGGAGCGGAGAAGCCCGAATGCGGGTCGAAGCGGGTGATCGGCCCCGACATGGGCGAGAAGGCGGGCTCGGCCGGGCCGGGCGGCGGATAGGGCGCGGGCGCGGCGGGCGGTTCGTAGCTGGGAGCGGGCGCAAGCGGCGGCTGGTAGGCGGGCGGCTCCGGCGCGGGGGCCGCGTGCGAATTCGGGCGGACGGCGGCGTTCTCGCCCGTCAGGTCGTTGACCGAGAGCCCGCGCCCGCTGCGGCGGCGCCGGCCGCCGCCACCGCTGGACGGCGTGGCGCCCTGCGCGGCATTGCGCGCCAGCAGCTCGGCGACCGATAGCTGTTTGGAATCTTCTCCACTCATGCCGACTCCGCTCTCGCCACCGATGCGACCGGCGGGACCTCGACCGGCCCTCCGTTCGACTCGGTATCCAGCTTGCGCAGGATCAGGCCTTCACGCAGCGCCCATGGGCAGATCTCGATGCTGTCGAGCGACAACGCCCGCATACTCGCCTCCGCGACCAGTGCGCCGGCCACCAACTGCTGGGACCGGTCCGAACTCACACCTTCCAGCTCGGCACGGTCCGCCGCGGTCATCCGGGAGATGAACGCGATCAGCTGCCGCAAACCGGAGCTGGTCAGTGTACGGCGCACCCGCGGACCGGCGGCCGAGGGTGCCGCCCCGGTCAGCCTGGCCAGCGAGCGGAACGTCTTCGAGGTGCCGACGGCCAGGTCCGGTTTGCCCGCCTCGAGCATGGTCTTCGTCGGGACGACGAGTTCGGCGTCGAGCCAGTCGCGCAGGACGGCGATCTTGCGCTTGCCCGGCGGGTCGTCGCTCAGCCACTGCCTGGTCAGCCTGCCCGCGCCGAGCTGCAGCGACAAGGCCACATCGGGCTCCTCGTCACCACCGTTGGACATCTCCAGCGAGCCGCCGCCGATGTCGAGGTTGATGATGCGGCCCGCGCTCCAGCCGAACCAGCGGCGCACGGCAAGGAAGGTCAGGCGAGCCTCGTCGTCACCGGAGAGGACCTGCAGGTCGACGCCGGTCATGGCGCGCACCCGGGCCAGCACTTCCTCGGAATTGGTGGCCTCGCGCAGGGCCGAGGTGGCGAACGGCATCAGCTCGACACACTTGGAGTTGCGCGCCAGATCGGCGAATTCGGCGATGGTGGCGATCAGCCTGGCCTCGCCCGCGTCGGTGATGCGACCGTCGACATCCATGTTCTCGGACAGGCGTAACGCCGACTTCGTCGAGCTCATCGGCATCGGGTGACCACCACGATGCGCGTCCACCACGAGCAGGTGAACGGTATTGCTTCCGACATCGAGAACACCAAGCCGCACAGGAATACGGTACTTGGTGATCCGGTACTACAGGCCAGGCGACTGAACTGTTAGCGTCACAAGTTGTGACCGAAGGCGCATCTGGCACCGCGGAGACCGGGCTCCGACCTGGGCGAAAGATCGAACCGAGCCCGGAGGTCGAGCTCGACTTCCCACGCGAATGGATCGAGTTCACCGACCCAGCAAACGACGAGCACCAGATCGTCGCCGATCTGACCTGGCTGCTCTCCCGCTGGTCCTGCGTGTTCGGCACCCCCGCCTGTCAGGGCATCATCGCCGACCGTCCCGATGACGGGTGCTGCTCGCACGGCGCCTTCCTCGCCGACAAGGACGACCGCAAGCGCCTGGCCGGTGCTGTGAAGATGCTCACACCGCAGGACTGGCAACTGATGGGTGAGGCCACCGAGAAGGGCAAGGTGGTCAAGAAGGGTTACCTCGAGCTCGACGAACTCGAGGACGAGCCTGCCCTGCGCACCCGCCGCTTCGACGGCGCCTGCATCTTCCTCAACCGCCCCGGTTTCGCCGGCGGCGCGGGCTGCGCGCTGCACATCATGGCCGTGCGCAAGGGCATCGAGCCGCTCGAGGTGAAGCCCGACGTGTGCTGGCAGCTGCCGATCCGCCGCACCCAGGACTGGGTGGAACGGCCCGACGGCGAGCAGATCCTGCGCACCGTGGTCACCGAGTACGACCGGCGCGGCTGGGGACCCGGTGGCCTTGACCTCGACTGGTACTGCACCGGCTCCCCCGATGCGCACGTCGGCAGCAAGCCGGTGTGGCAGTCCTACGGCCCCGAGCTGCGCGAACTGCTCGGCGCGCCCGCGTACGAGGAACTGGCCAAGCTGTGCAAGCGGCGGGAAGGCCTCGGCCTGATCGCGGTGCACCCGGCGACCGTCGAGGCCGAGCGCTTGCATCCCGAAGCTCACATTTCGGATCAGTCCGCGTGAAAACCTCGTAACCAGGTGGTTCATCTGTGGGTCATGCGGACTTCACCGACATGGGGTTAAGTGGCTGTTCATGTCGAAGAAAGCGCTCTCCCTGGCGACCCTCGTGATCGGCGCCACCCTCTCCATGACCGGCCTGGCCCACGCCGAACCGAACGGTGATCCGGCCAAGTACGCCGACTTCACGTCGAGCTTCGTGAACTACACCGATTTCGCGGCCGTCGACGCGGCCAAGAACGGCAAGTACATCATCGTCAGCGCGCAGGGCACCAGCACCACCATCGCCTGCCGCGGCAACGGCGCCGACGTGCCGATCTACGACTGCATGCAGGAAGACGCCTACGGCTGGATCCCGCTGAAGAAGATCGACACCCCGCTCGGCGTCGCCTGGAGCGCGATCTAGCCCGCCTCCCCGCGACTCTTGCCTGGACTCGGGTGCGACTCACGGCACGTGCAGGTCTTACGTGTCGTGCGCCTCTGATTCTGGGCGTACCCGGTGAGTTACCCATGTTCTCGCCGGATCAGTTGTTCCGTCACTTGAACGACAGCGTCCCCGCACACTTTCTGGCGGGGACGCTGTCTTTGGTGCTCAGGCTTCCAGTTTGTAGCCCAGGCCGCGGACGGTCACCAGGTGTTCCGGCTTGGCCGGGTCGGCCTCGATCTTGGAGCGCAGGCGCTTGACGTGCACGTCGAGGGTCTTGGTGTCGCCCACGTAGTCGGCGCCCCAGACGCGGTCGATGAGCTGACCGCGGGTGAGCACGCGACCGGAGTTGCGCAGCAGGTATTCGAGCAGGTCGAACTCCTTGAGCGGCAGGGTGACCTGCCCGCCGTTGACGTGCACCGTGTGCCGGTCCACATCCATCCGCACCGGACCGGCCTCGAGCACGCCGTTCTCGCTGCCGGAGTCCAGTTCGTCGCCGGCGCCGCGGCGCAGCACGGCGCGGATGCGGGCGATCAGCTCGCGCGCCGAGTACGGCTTGGTGACGTAGTCGTCGGCGCCCAGTTCCAGGCCGACGACCTTGTCGATCTCGCTGTCGCGCGCGGTCACCATGATCACCGGCACGCCGCTGCGGGTGCGCAGCTGCTTGCACACGTCGGTGCCGCTCATGCCGGGCAGCATCAGGTCGAGCAGCACGATGTCGGCGCCGGAGCGGTCGAACTCGGCCAGCGCGGACGGGCCGTCACCGACGACGGTGACGTCGAAGCCTTCCTTGCGCAGCAGGAACGCCAGCGGATCGGCCAGCGACTCCTCGTCTTCGACGATCAACACACTCGTCATCTGCGTGCCTCCACACCGTTCGTTCGTCCAGCGGCGGGGCGCTGGGCGATGGTTTCTCTCGTGGCGAGCTCCGGCGTCGGCTCCGCGTCCTCGTCCCCATCGGTTTCCAGATGGGCGGGGATGCGCAGCGTGAACGTCGAGCCGGTGCCCAGTTTGCTCCACAGGGTGATCTCACCGTTGTGGTTGGCCGCCACGTGCTTGACGATGGCGAGTCCGAGTCCGGTGCCGCCGGTGGACCGGGACCGGGCCTTGTCCGAGCGGAAGAACCGCTCGAACACCCGCTCCTGGTCTTCCTTGGCGATGCCGATGCCGCGGTCGGTGACCGCCATGGCGACGTGATCGCCGCGCAGCGACCGGCTCACCGACACGTGCGAGCCCTGCGGCGAGTACGCGATGGCGTTCTCCACCAGGTTCGACAGCGCGGTCACCAGCAACGTCTCGTCGCCGAGCACTTCCAGCCCGCTGGGCCGGTCGGTGCTGACGGTGATGCCCGCGGCCTCGGCGGCGGTGCGCGAGCGGTCGACCGCCTGCTGCACCACCGTGTCCACGTCGACGACGGCCAGATCCGGCAGCTTCTCGGCGCCCTGCAGGCGCGAGAGCGCGATCAGCTCGGTCACCATCTTGCCCAGGCGCCGCGACTCGGCGAGCACGCGCGAGCCGAAGTGCCGGACCGCTTCCGGGTCGTCGGCCGATTCCAGCATCGCCTCCGCCAGCAGGCTCATCGCGCCGACCGGGGTCTTGAGCTCGTGGCTGACGTTGGCGACGAAATCGCGCCGGGTGGCCTCCATGCGCGCCTGCTCGGAGTCGTCGTCGGCGAACAGCACGACGAAGCTGGTCTCCTCGCGCGAGAGCTTGCGGGCCACGCCACGCACGGCGATGCGGCCGCGGCCGGGCAGCGGGTTCTTGGCGGTGAGGTCGTACTCGGCGGACTCCCCGGTGGCCAGCACCTTCTCCACCGCGGCCCAGGCCCGCTCGTCGAGCAGCCGGTTGCGAACCAGGCCGAGTTCCTCGGCGCGTGGATTCACCAGCACCACGTCGCGGTACTCGTCGACCACGGCGATGCCGCTCTCGGACGCCAGCACGATCAGATCGAGCACCTGCGACATCGTCAGCCCGGTGTCTTCCTGCGTGCGGGCGGCGTGCCTGGCGTTGACGAACGGGATCAGCAGGCCACCGACTGCCAGCCCGACGACAGCCGCGAGGACTGCCAACAGCACGGCCTGCGGAACACTCACAGCATTGATCGTACGAGTGCCGACCGACGTACCGGTGCCGGGTCGTCGAAGTTTCGCGCAGGTCACAGGCCCTTGGCGTGGTGTTCTCGCGCCGTTCACCCGGCGGGCACCTGGGGCCGCCCCGGGCGTGTCAGTCCGGCGGGTCGCCGTACATCGCGGTGGTCACCGCGGGCCCGTGCCGCTCGACCCATGCGCCGAGCGCATAAATCGGCTGCAGCAGATCCCGGCCCGCCGCGGTGAGTTCGTACTCCACCCGCGGCGGCGCCTCGGCGTAGCGATGCCTGCGTACGAGTGTCATCTGTTCCATCCGCCGCAGCGTCTGGGTGAGCATCTTCTGGCTGATCCCGCCCGCGGCCGTGCGGAGGTCACTGTGACGAAGCGGACCGTCGCGCAGCATGTACACGAGCACGGGCAGCCAGGAATTCCCGAACAGGTCGACACCCATCCTGGCCGGGCAGTCGGCCTCGAAGTCGCCGTAGGGCGGGTACTCGGCCCGTTCGGCCGGTGCGGCGGTCATGCGAACCAGCCTGCCACCGGCGATAGGCACCCGCGGGTGCCTATCGGAGTTTCTAGCGTCGATCCCGTCGGGGCCGCACGGCCACGGCACCTGCGAAGCACGGGAGAAGACATGCGAATCGGAATCATCGGCGCGGGCGCGATGGCGGCCGCGCTCGGCGGCGGCTGGGCGGCGGCGGGCCACGACGTGCGCGTCGGCGCCCGCGACGCCGACTCGGCACGCGAACTCGCGACCCGCATCAGCCCGCCCGACGGCCACGCCGTCTGCGCCGGCGATATCGCCACGGCGATCACCCGCGCCGACGTGGTCCTGTTGGCGGTGCCCGTCACCGCCCTCACCGACCTGCTCGACACCCACGGCCCCGCGCTGGCGGGCAAGGTCGTCATCGACTGCACCAATGCCTTCCAACCCGACACGGCCGCCCCCGACGGTGTCACCGGTTTCGTCCTGAGTGAGGACGCCGTCGCCGAACGCATCGCCGCCGCCGCGCCGAAAGCCCACGTGGTCAAGGCCTTCAACCTGCTCGCGGCCGAGGTATGGGCGGGCACCGAACGGGTCTTCGACGGGGCGCGGCTGGCCGTCCCGCTCTGCGGCGACGACCCCGCCGCCGTCGCCACGGTGGCGGAACTGGCCGAAGACCTCGCGCTGCAACCGTTCCCCGCGGGCGGCCTGCACCGGGCGAGATACCTGGAAGCCACCTCGGTCTTCACCGTCGGCCTCTGGTTCGCCGGGGCCGACGCCCGCGCCATGCTGCCCCCGCTCTCGGCAGCCTTCGCCGTGACCGACGACTGACGTGACATCACGGCGTCCAGGTACACCGCCGCGAGAGCCTTCGAGTCGTCCAGGCCGGCCGCCCTCCTGCTGACAGGCGGGCCGACGCACCCTTCCAGATCAGTCGTCGTGCCGGGCAGGCGTGGCGATGGACTCGATCGCATCAATCAGGCGCTGTTTGCCCACCGGTTCGATGTGCAGGTCCTGGTAGCGGCGGTAGGTGAGGTAGCGCCCGTCCTCGGCCACATCGATCCAGGTGAGATACCGCGCGGGCGTCGCGCGCGGAGCGTGCAGACCCACCTTCGCCTCGATGTACCCGGACGAGGCCCGCTCGGCCTTGGCCAGCCGATCCATGCGCGAGGCGACGGAATCGGCTGAGCGCTGCCAGGATTCGTAGTGCGCGGCCAGCCGGTCCACATCCTCGACCAGATGCCCGGCCTGCCCCGCGGGCAACTCCCCGAGGAACGACGCGAACGCCCGCGCCACCATCCCCGCACTCCCCGAGAACACCTCGACACTGTTGTCGTCGTACTGCCGCAGCACCACCCCGCGCTCCCCCGTCCGCGCGCCATAAGCACGCAGACGGGGCCCGACGGCGTCGAAGACGGCCATCGCGGTATCCGGCTCGGCCGCGTGCCGGAGCACCGCGGTCAGGTCCGGGTCGGCGCCGGTGGGCCAGCGTTGGGCGGCGGCCCTGGCGAGCTGCTCGAATTCGCCCTGGGTCGGTGCCGCCGACCACTTCGTCAGCGGGAACGGATACCGGTCCTCACCGGTCTCCTCCTGCCAGACGTGGTAGAACTCGTCGGCGGTGAAAGTCCAGCTCACGGGGCCTCCGCCGAACCGTCCTGCTGCTCCGCGAGGCGCGTCGACGGTGCGTCGGAGCCGATCGCTCCCGGCACCGCGAGCACGTCGTCGCCGAACAATTCGGGCTGTACCCCGCGCAGATAGTCGGGGGCCTTGTGCTCATCATCGTCGTCGCCCTTGCCACCGCCGCGCGCACCGGGCGCACCCATCATGGGCATACCCGAAGCACGGCCTGCCGCCGATCCACCCGCACCGGATCCGCCTGCGGCCGCGAGGTTTTGCCCCGCCGCCGCCTTACCCGGGGTAGGACTCCCCTGACCGGGCGTACTGCCGCCCGGATTGGATCCCCCACCGCCGCCACCGGTTCCGCGCGACCCGCCACCGGTCCCCAGCGCGGTCGACGCGGGCGACGTCCCGGACGGATTGGTACTCGCCGGATTGGTGGTGCTGCCGTTCTGCCCCTGAGAGTTGTTGGCGCCGTTGCTGTTCCCGGAATCGGTGCCCGCCGCCGTGGTGTCGTCCTCGTCGGTCGTCCCCGGATCCGTGGACTCCTCGGTCGTACCCGGGTTCTCGGTAGCGCCCTCGTCGGTGGGGTTCTCGGTGCCCCCGCCCGTGGTGCCACCGTTGTTGTTGTTGTTCGAGCCGCCGTTGCCGCCGGTTCCGGGATCGGTGGTGTCGAGGGCGCCGGGCTGGGTGGGTGCGACGAAGGTGGGCACATTTTCGCCGGCGGGGCCATAGGTCGGCATGTAGGTCAGGTTCATCGTTGTTATCGCCTGCTGACGTGCCTCTTCCTTCTGCCGACCCGCCTCTGCCGCGTTCCCGGGCGCCGCGAGATCAGCCAGGATCAGCACCGGCGTCAGTGAGGTGTCGGCGGTGGTCGCAGCAGCCGGTGCGGGCACGGCCGCTTTGACCGCCTCCGCACCATAGGCCGCGGCCTTCACACGATGGCCGACCGTCGACAATACGGTGTACACATCTGCTACGTCGGCGCTGAACTGCCTACCTGCTGCCTGCCCAGCCGATGCGAATGCACCTTCCAAACTCGCCGCAGCGCGCGCCGTCTGCACCATCAAGCCCGTCGCAGCGCCGGACATCTCCACAAACATCGCGACCCATCTATCGCCGAAGTGCTGCATAACCCCCGGCTGCATCTGCTGGACAGCGTTGTAGATGTCCTCGTGCGACATCCCCTCGTAGGGCTCGAACTCAGTGATGTACGCCGGATCTGTACCGTCATGGCTGAGCGATTCCTGTTGTTTTTCGGCACCGGCCTGCTGCTGCTGCCCGCTGACCCGCTCCCCCATACCCGGTAACCCCGCCAAGAGCGGCGCCAGCGGATTCTGTGCCAACCCCCCGTCTGCCATGGTCAGTTCTCCTTGCCGATGGATTTCTCTACAACCGAGGCGATTTCCATGATGTTGGCGCAAGGGTCGAGGTTTTGACTCCGGCCGAGCCCGAGACTGTGGGTGCGAACGAAGACGACTCCGACCTTGGTCCGCAGGTGCACCCTGCACAACGATTCATCACCTTGCTCGCCCCGGATCAGCCCTGCCTGGCGGCCGTTCACTGTGGTCGGCTCCAGGACCCGCCCGTTCTTCTGGAGGTCTTCTTCCCACGTGATGTTTCCGGAGTCCAGACCGAGCGACATCGCGCTGTCTGGCGTACGGAAGTCGCAGGTCAGGAAGGTGTACTCGGCGATGAGGTCGTCGCCACGCTTACGGGATCCGGGGCGAAAGCCCACGGACTCGATATCGGCGTCGCTGATCCAGGTACACGGATCGAAGACAACCTTCGGCCGACCAGTGGTCTGCGTGTACTTGTTGTCTTGCTGGGGAGGCTGCAGTTTCGCGTCGGTCAGCGTCGGACGCGCCGCCTGCGTCATGGCCGAACTCTCCGTGTTCCCGGCGCTCGAGGGCTCGTTCTTATCGGGTTCCGTCGACGAATTGCACGCGGACGCGGTTAGCGCGACAAGAAGACAGCAGGTGACCGTTACGGATTTCAACATCATGCCTGCCCAGCGTTCTTGCTCAACGCGTCCGCGTAGAGCTGGTCGGATTCGGCCAGGATTCCTGCGGCTTGCAGGTAACCCTCTGCCATCTTCGTTGCCGCAGATTCCAGCTGCTCGAGCACTTGCCTCGCCGCGGCCGCCTTGTCCGAAAAGCCTTGCTGCAGGGACTTGGAGGAGTTCAATCCACCGAATCCGTGTATGTCCTGCAAACGTCCAGCCTCGTCGGACCATTCACCGCATTTTACTGCGAACAGCAGATACGACTGCGCCACTTCCCGCGCAGCATCCGGCGACATCGTCAACTGCCCCGACGCCGACGCATTCCACAGCTGCGCGGCAGCATCCTGTCCGATAGCCACTTGGGCTCCCCTCCCAACGATGTACCTCGGCATCCTAGCGCTCAATCCCCACCCACGACACTGC
It encodes the following:
- a CDS encoding NADPH-dependent F420 reductase; protein product: MRIGIIGAGAMAAALGGGWAAAGHDVRVGARDADSARELATRISPPDGHAVCAGDIATAITRADVVLLAVPVTALTDLLDTHGPALAGKVVIDCTNAFQPDTAAPDGVTGFVLSEDAVAERIAAAAPKAHVVKAFNLLAAEVWAGTERVFDGARLAVPLCGDDPAAVATVAELAEDLALQPFPAGGLHRARYLEATSVFTVGLWFAGADARAMLPPLSAAFAVTDD
- a CDS encoding sensor histidine kinase, with the protein product MSVPQAVLLAVLAAVVGLAVGGLLIPFVNARHAARTQEDTGLTMSQVLDLIVLASESGIAVVDEYRDVVLVNPRAEELGLVRNRLLDERAWAAVEKVLATGESAEYDLTAKNPLPGRGRIAVRGVARKLSREETSFVVLFADDDSEQARMEATRRDFVANVSHELKTPVGAMSLLAEAMLESADDPEAVRHFGSRVLAESRRLGKMVTELIALSRLQGAEKLPDLAVVDVDTVVQQAVDRSRTAAEAAGITVSTDRPSGLEVLGDETLLVTALSNLVENAIAYSPQGSHVSVSRSLRGDHVAMAVTDRGIGIAKEDQERVFERFFRSDKARSRSTGGTGLGLAIVKHVAANHNGEITLWSKLGTGSTFTLRIPAHLETDGDEDAEPTPELATRETIAQRPAAGRTNGVEARR
- a CDS encoding ESX secretion-associated protein EspG, whose protein sequence is MSWTFTADEFYHVWQEETGEDRYPFPLTKWSAAPTQGEFEQLARAAAQRWPTGADPDLTAVLRHAAEPDTAMAVFDAVGPRLRAYGARTGERGVVLRQYDDNSVEVFSGSAGMVARAFASFLGELPAGQAGHLVEDVDRLAAHYESWQRSADSVASRMDRLAKAERASSGYIEAKVGLHAPRATPARYLTWIDVAEDGRYLTYRRYQDLHIEPVGKQRLIDAIESIATPARHDD
- a CDS encoding response regulator transcription factor: MTSVLIVEDEESLADPLAFLLRKEGFDVTVVGDGPSALAEFDRSGADIVLLDLMLPGMSGTDVCKQLRTRSGVPVIMVTARDSEIDKVVGLELGADDYVTKPYSARELIARIRAVLRRGAGDELDSGSENGVLEAGPVRMDVDRHTVHVNGGQVTLPLKEFDLLEYLLRNSGRVLTRGQLIDRVWGADYVGDTKTLDVHVKRLRSKIEADPAKPEHLVTVRGLGYKLEA
- a CDS encoding DUF3558 domain-containing protein, with translation MMLKSVTVTCCLLVALTASACNSSTEPDKNEPSSAGNTESSAMTQAARPTLTDAKLQPPQQDNKYTQTTGRPKVVFDPCTWISDADIESVGFRPGSRKRGDDLIAEYTFLTCDFRTPDSAMSLGLDSGNITWEEDLQKNGRVLEPTTVNGRQAGLIRGEQGDESLCRVHLRTKVGVVFVRTHSLGLGRSQNLDPCANIMEIASVVEKSIGKEN
- a CDS encoding winged helix-turn-helix transcriptional regulator, which produces MTAAPAERAEYPPYGDFEADCPARMGVDLFGNSWLPVLVYMLRDGPLRHSDLRTAAGGISQKMLTQTLRRMEQMTLVRRHRYAEAPPRVEYELTAAGRDLLQPIYALGAWVERHGPAVTTAMYGDPPD
- a CDS encoding Ppx/GppA phosphatase family protein gives rise to the protein MRLGVLDVGSNTVHLLVVDAHRGGHPMPMSSTKSALRLSENMDVDGRITDAGEARLIATIAEFADLARNSKCVELMPFATSALREATNSEEVLARVRAMTGVDLQVLSGDDEARLTFLAVRRWFGWSAGRIINLDIGGGSLEMSNGGDEEPDVALSLQLGAGRLTRQWLSDDPPGKRKIAVLRDWLDAELVVPTKTMLEAGKPDLAVGTSKTFRSLARLTGAAPSAAGPRVRRTLTSSGLRQLIAFISRMTAADRAELEGVSSDRSQQLVAGALVAEASMRALSLDSIEICPWALREGLILRKLDTESNGGPVEVPPVASVARAESA
- a CDS encoding sugar phosphate isomerase/epimerase family protein, giving the protein MGNARADIAIGLSTASVYPENTQAAFRYAAELGYDGVELMVWAEPASQDIATVQSYVKRYGVPVLAVHAPCLLISQRVWGADPVAKLERSVRTAQALGADTVVVHPPFRWQRRYAKGFADQVGELEAHYPIKVAVENMFPMRADTLFRQGSVRRLERRAGPGAAVSAFSPSFDPTDIGFEHYTLDLSHTATAGADALELARRMGEGLVHLHLADGRGAAHDEHLVPGEGTQPCAQLCEHLVHTGFTGHAVAEINTQTARTTAERSALLGRTLDFARRHLTGATHADRS